A DNA window from Bacillus carboniphilus contains the following coding sequences:
- a CDS encoding tripartite tricarboxylate transporter substrate binding protein has protein sequence MNRKKFSLFVMGIVLLLALALAGCSSKEAAVFPSKDITLVVPYAAGGGTDLAARALAKEAEEILGTTIAIVNKPGGGSAPGMLEVSQAKPDGYNLVFVAPPVVTMYRLGTAEISYRDFQPVSGVNFDPFTVTVAADAPWNTVEEFLDYARENPGKVKVGTTTPGGAWHTGALALESETGVDFNIIPFEKGAIPAVVDLLGGNLDAVTVSVPEVAPNIDSGELKMLAVAGDNRVDVYPDVPTFKEVGIDVPPVGAYRGVMAPKETPEDVVKTLDQAFKDAAASAGFKEFMTNNILGQMYMPTSEWTSFLEEQDEVFAKLIENLE, from the coding sequence ATGAATAGAAAAAAGTTTTCACTATTTGTAATGGGAATCGTTTTATTGCTAGCTTTAGCCCTTGCGGGATGTAGTTCGAAGGAAGCTGCTGTTTTTCCCAGTAAGGATATTACGTTAGTAGTTCCATATGCAGCTGGTGGCGGTACTGATTTAGCTGCTAGAGCATTAGCAAAAGAAGCTGAAGAAATATTAGGGACGACAATCGCAATTGTGAACAAACCTGGTGGAGGTTCCGCACCAGGTATGCTAGAAGTGTCTCAAGCAAAACCAGACGGTTATAATTTAGTTTTTGTAGCACCGCCTGTAGTAACCATGTACAGACTCGGAACGGCTGAAATTAGTTATCGAGATTTCCAGCCTGTATCGGGAGTTAACTTTGACCCTTTTACAGTTACAGTTGCAGCTGATGCACCTTGGAATACAGTAGAAGAATTTCTAGATTATGCTAGGGAGAATCCTGGGAAAGTTAAGGTGGGAACAACTACACCAGGAGGTGCTTGGCATACGGGGGCACTAGCATTAGAAAGTGAAACAGGCGTTGATTTTAACATTATTCCATTTGAAAAAGGAGCCATCCCAGCAGTGGTGGATTTACTAGGTGGTAACCTAGATGCTGTAACAGTAAGTGTTCCAGAAGTGGCACCTAATATTGACTCTGGAGAATTAAAAATGCTTGCTGTCGCTGGTGATAACAGGGTGGATGTTTACCCTGATGTGCCAACTTTTAAGGAAGTGGGAATTGATGTTCCACCAGTGGGTGCTTATAGAGGGGTAATGGCTCCGAAAGAAACTCCAGAGGATGTAGTCAAAACATTGGATCAAGCCTTTAAAGATGCTGCTGCCTCTGCTGGATTTAAAGAGTTTATGACAAATAACATTCTCGGACAAATGTATATGCCCACATCAGAATGGACTAGTTTTTTAGAGGAACAGGATGAAGTATTTGCAAAGCTAATTGAAAACCTTGAATAG
- a CDS encoding aldehyde dehydrogenase family protein: MNQVIDVKEKYNHFIDGKWVEPINKEYFEAYNPSTGDLLGLFARGDAEDVEVAVKSAEEGFQAWNKKKPYERGQVLNKIAHLLREKKEDLAYLESLDTGKPLSVSRFDVETCARYFEYMGGVADKILGEVIPASNEHLVYTEREPYGVTGHIVPWNGPITMAGRSGAVALAAGNSIVMKPAEQTCITTLLLAELCIEAGLPKGVFNVVTGYGSEAGEAVVNHPGIRKLTFTGSVKTGVHVAMKAAERVVPISLELGGKSPNIVFEDADLDAAAKGAMKTFVMNSGQICCAGTRLLVQKNVMDSFVERLIEEVQTVRVGNALEDPTIGPVVSQEQLDRIQNYISIGEKEGAEIAYGGKRLEDCQLANGYFVEPTVFKNVTNSMRIAREEIFGPVVSIIPFDTEEEAVEIANDSEYGLAAGLWSQNIHRCHRVAKQLQAGQVYLNDYQPIGVEAPFGGYKKSGIGREKGLESIHDYTQLKTIISKI; the protein is encoded by the coding sequence CAATAAATAAGGAATATTTTGAAGCCTATAATCCATCTACTGGTGATTTACTAGGCTTATTTGCAAGAGGAGACGCAGAGGATGTAGAAGTTGCTGTAAAAAGTGCTGAAGAGGGCTTTCAAGCTTGGAATAAAAAGAAACCTTATGAAAGAGGGCAAGTTCTCAATAAAATTGCGCATCTACTTAGAGAAAAAAAGGAAGATTTGGCTTATTTAGAGTCTTTGGATACTGGAAAACCATTATCTGTATCGAGGTTTGATGTAGAGACTTGTGCAAGATATTTCGAATATATGGGAGGGGTTGCAGACAAAATTCTGGGGGAAGTGATTCCTGCCTCAAACGAACATCTAGTATATACAGAACGAGAGCCTTATGGGGTCACGGGACACATAGTCCCCTGGAATGGTCCAATAACGATGGCAGGTAGAAGTGGGGCAGTTGCCTTAGCTGCAGGAAATTCAATTGTCATGAAACCCGCCGAACAGACTTGTATAACTACATTATTATTAGCAGAACTTTGTATTGAGGCTGGTTTGCCAAAAGGGGTTTTTAATGTGGTAACTGGCTACGGTTCTGAAGCTGGAGAAGCGGTCGTCAATCATCCGGGAATAAGAAAATTAACGTTCACTGGTTCAGTGAAAACAGGTGTTCATGTCGCAATGAAAGCAGCTGAAAGAGTAGTTCCCATTTCTTTAGAACTAGGTGGGAAATCTCCAAACATTGTATTTGAAGATGCGGATTTAGATGCAGCAGCGAAGGGGGCTATGAAAACATTTGTTATGAATAGCGGACAAATTTGTTGCGCAGGGACACGCCTCTTAGTTCAAAAAAATGTTATGGATTCATTTGTAGAAAGGTTAATTGAAGAAGTCCAAACAGTAAGGGTTGGTAATGCTTTAGAGGACCCAACCATTGGCCCAGTTGTCTCACAAGAACAATTAGATAGAATTCAAAATTACATCAGTATTGGAGAAAAAGAAGGTGCTGAAATTGCCTATGGTGGTAAGAGATTGGAAGATTGTCAACTTGCGAATGGGTATTTTGTAGAACCAACGGTATTTAAAAATGTTACAAATTCTATGAGAATTGCAAGGGAAGAGATTTTTGGACCTGTTGTTAGTATTATTCCGTTTGATACAGAAGAAGAAGCTGTTGAGATTGCCAATGATTCTGAATATGGTTTAGCTGCTGGACTGTGGTCTCAAAATATTCATAGGTGTCATAGAGTGGCTAAACAACTGCAAGCGGGCCAAGTTTACCTTAATGACTACCAACCTATCGGAGTAGAAGCCCCTTTTGGTGGATACAAGAAGAGTGGGATTGGTAGAGAAAAAGGTCTTGAATCCATTCATGATTATACTCAATTGAAAACAATAATCTCAAAAATATAA
- a CDS encoding thiamine pyrophosphate-binding protein: protein MSTVAEIIAKELKKAGVEYAFGVSGETLIPLMDAFRKTGIEFILTRHETGAGFMADAVHQLTGKPVVLLATQGPGITNLVNAAAHAFLDRSSLIVITSSIPLSQQNVVVRQNLPHEEILNPVTKYTATIRGTDAAQVVTRAIEAATSERPGPVYLNLPVDVAKSEYTGPDGFTSVTKLSFTPLGTGQFNDFTEKLRNAKRPIAIVGNGANKSSSVTREWLEKWKIPSLSTYRAKGILDESTTLSLGPIGLSKVSDQVQQSFIKQSDLILTIGFDPAEISGRWLQTPTTEVMRINIDSVPALRGYLSPHEEYVGEIGLFLQSTMPAETPSNNEWSNEELDQHRQNVKNSLAMHASIEGLSPYKLTEVLREVMPKNTIVTADTGSHRITASQVWDCYEPLTFLQSIGLATMGYALPAAIGAKFISRDSPVLCLVGDAGFEMILGELGMLKQLNLPIVIVVFADRALSRIKIDQEQEGYQVYGTEFETPEYTTIAKAYGGEGVIVRSLDEIQAAAEEALNRDVFTVIQAEIDPTEYVNQM from the coding sequence GTGTCAACAGTGGCAGAGATAATAGCGAAAGAATTAAAAAAGGCAGGGGTAGAATATGCCTTCGGGGTGTCTGGTGAAACGCTTATTCCCTTGATGGATGCCTTTCGCAAAACAGGAATTGAATTTATATTAACTAGGCATGAAACAGGTGCAGGTTTTATGGCTGATGCTGTTCATCAATTAACAGGAAAGCCAGTTGTATTATTGGCAACACAAGGTCCAGGTATAACGAATCTAGTGAATGCTGCTGCACACGCTTTCCTAGATCGTTCAAGCCTCATCGTCATTACTAGTTCAATCCCACTAAGTCAACAAAACGTAGTAGTTAGACAGAATCTCCCTCATGAAGAAATACTTAATCCAGTTACAAAGTATACTGCAACCATACGTGGAACTGACGCTGCACAAGTAGTTACAAGGGCTATAGAAGCGGCAACATCAGAAAGGCCAGGTCCTGTATATTTGAATTTACCTGTGGATGTTGCAAAAAGTGAATATACAGGACCCGATGGATTTACTTCAGTTACTAAACTTTCCTTTACACCATTGGGAACAGGACAATTTAATGATTTCACGGAGAAACTTAGGAATGCCAAAAGGCCAATTGCAATAGTTGGAAATGGGGCTAACAAATCTTCTAGTGTTACACGGGAATGGCTTGAAAAATGGAAGATTCCTAGTCTGAGCACTTATAGAGCAAAAGGAATATTGGATGAGTCTACTACTCTAAGCTTAGGTCCAATAGGATTATCAAAGGTTTCAGACCAGGTCCAGCAGTCCTTTATAAAACAGTCTGATTTAATTCTAACGATTGGGTTCGATCCTGCTGAGATAAGTGGAAGATGGTTACAAACGCCAACTACTGAGGTAATGCGTATTAACATTGATTCAGTACCTGCACTACGTGGATATTTAAGCCCACACGAAGAATATGTAGGGGAAATTGGTTTATTCTTGCAATCTACCATGCCTGCAGAAACTCCTTCAAATAATGAGTGGTCAAATGAAGAATTAGACCAACATAGACAAAATGTGAAAAACTCATTAGCCATGCATGCTTCTATAGAAGGACTAAGCCCATACAAACTGACTGAGGTATTACGCGAGGTAATGCCAAAGAATACAATCGTAACTGCCGATACTGGATCTCATAGAATAACAGCTAGTCAAGTTTGGGATTGCTACGAACCCCTTACATTCTTACAATCTATTGGATTAGCTACGATGGGCTATGCTCTTCCGGCAGCTATAGGTGCAAAATTTATAAGTAGAGACAGTCCTGTTCTTTGTTTAGTAGGTGATGCAGGCTTTGAAATGATTTTGGGAGAACTCGGAATGCTAAAACAGTTAAATTTACCAATTGTTATAGTTGTTTTTGCAGATCGGGCATTATCTAGAATCAAAATTGATCAGGAGCAAGAGGGGTATCAAGTGTACGGAACAGAATTTGAAACACCAGAGTATACAACCATTGCAAAAGCATACGGAGGAGAAGGAGTTATCGTTAGGTCATTAGATGAGATACAAGCAGCAGCTGAAGAAGCGTTAAACCGAGATGTATTTACTGTCATACAGGCAGAAATTGACCCGACAGAATATGTGAACCAAATGTAA
- a CDS encoding tripartite tricarboxylate transporter TctB family protein produces MTKSGQNIMIAGIFMLLALFIFIDSLNFPEATSKGMPGASAFPQMIAGVMFLISLILLIQSMVKKQKEKSDFLKDLDFTKTLLFIVSLTLYISLLNPIGFLISSFVFITFLMVLMQGWSKKILYKSSAISLAIVFFVYFAFAEFFKIALPIGILGF; encoded by the coding sequence ATGACAAAATCAGGTCAAAACATAATGATTGCGGGCATTTTTATGTTGCTAGCCCTTTTTATTTTTATTGATAGTTTAAACTTTCCAGAAGCTACAAGTAAGGGAATGCCGGGGGCATCAGCTTTCCCACAAATGATAGCAGGTGTTATGTTTCTAATCTCCCTTATTTTATTGATTCAATCAATGGTGAAAAAACAGAAGGAGAAAAGTGATTTCTTAAAAGATCTAGACTTTACAAAAACACTATTATTTATAGTGAGTCTTACATTATATATTAGCCTATTAAACCCAATAGGTTTTTTAATTTCAAGCTTTGTTTTTATTACCTTTCTTATGGTACTTATGCAGGGGTGGAGTAAAAAAATATTATATAAATCTTCCGCCATATCATTAGCTATTGTGTTTTTTGTCTATTTTGCTTTCGCAGAATTTTTCAAAATAGCCCTACCAATAGGGATATTAGGTTTCTGA